From Pararhodobacter zhoushanensis, the proteins below share one genomic window:
- a CDS encoding S49 family peptidase, whose translation MKSPLALPARLFRRGPRVNLVRLEGMIAAGGRGRLSDQSVAPLLERAFRAGKPVAVALVINSPGGSPVQSSLIGARIRRLAEETETPVHAFVEDAAASGGYWIASAADDIHCDPASILGSIGVISAGFGLTEAIGKLGVERRVYTAGRSKSQLDPFRPEKPEDIERLTSLLEQMHGVFINQIKTARGDRLSTETDLFDGRFWLGTEAVALGLADGIGHAVPTLKARYGKTLRIRAYGPRRSLMSRFGLSLAQDALAGVEEAALWARLGA comes from the coding sequence ATGAAAAGCCCCCTCGCCCTGCCCGCGCGGCTGTTTCGCCGTGGCCCCCGTGTAAATCTCGTGCGACTGGAGGGCATGATTGCCGCCGGTGGCCGCGGGCGTCTGTCCGATCAAAGTGTCGCGCCCTTGCTGGAGCGTGCGTTCCGCGCCGGCAAGCCCGTCGCCGTGGCGCTGGTGATCAACTCGCCGGGCGGCTCGCCGGTGCAATCCTCGCTGATCGGCGCACGCATCCGGCGGCTGGCCGAGGAGACCGAAACCCCGGTGCATGCCTTTGTCGAGGATGCGGCGGCCTCGGGCGGGTACTGGATCGCCAGTGCCGCCGACGACATCCACTGCGACCCGGCGTCGATCCTTGGCTCGATCGGCGTGATCTCGGCGGGCTTCGGGCTGACCGAAGCCATCGGCAAGCTGGGCGTCGAGCGCCGCGTCTACACGGCGGGCCGTTCGAAAAGCCAGCTCGACCCGTTCCGCCCGGAAAAGCCCGAGGATATCGAACGCCTGACCAGCCTGCTTGAACAGATGCACGGCGTGTTCATCAACCAGATCAAGACCGCACGGGGCGACCGGCTCAGCACCGAGACCGACCTCTTTGACGGGCGCTTCTGGCTGGGGACCGAGGCGGTCGCGCTGGGCCTCGCCGATGGCATCGGCCATGCGGTGCCGACCCTCAAGGCGCGCTATGGCAAGACGCTGCGCATCCGCGCCTATGGCCCGCGCCGCAGCCTGATGTCGCGCTTTGGCCTGTCGCTGGCGCAAGACGCGCTGGCCGGGGTCGAGGAAGCCGCCCTCTGGGCACGGCTGGGCGCCTGA
- a CDS encoding calcium/sodium antiporter, with protein sequence MIIDAVMILAGLALLVVAGDALVKGAVNLSLRLGVPALIVGLTVVAFGTSAPELLVSVDAILDGAPALAIGNVVGSNIANILLVLGIPALIAAVPVSRDLMFDFLVMMAASALFIVLAWFGPLGWPHGLALLAGLGLMLWSSYSRAQAHRAAAEPELEGVDHGMSRLHIGLYLIGGIIGLPLGASLLVDGATDIATTFGVSEAVIGLTLVAVGTSLPELATTVTAALRRETGVALGNVIGSNIFNLLGIIGISSLVGRIPVPVEMLHLDLWVMAATSALLGVFVLSGRSIGRVAGVLLIALYGAYLFSLFH encoded by the coding sequence ATGATTATTGACGCTGTGATGATTCTTGCCGGACTGGCCCTGCTGGTCGTGGCGGGCGACGCTTTGGTTAAAGGCGCGGTCAACCTCAGCCTGCGGCTGGGCGTACCGGCGCTGATCGTCGGCTTGACCGTTGTGGCATTCGGCACCTCGGCGCCTGAACTGCTGGTCTCGGTCGATGCGATCCTTGACGGCGCGCCCGCGCTGGCCATCGGCAATGTGGTCGGCTCGAACATCGCCAATATCCTTCTGGTGCTGGGCATCCCCGCGCTGATCGCTGCCGTGCCGGTCTCTCGTGATCTGATGTTCGATTTTCTGGTGATGATGGCCGCCAGCGCCCTGTTCATCGTGCTGGCATGGTTCGGCCCGCTGGGCTGGCCGCACGGGCTGGCACTGCTGGCGGGTCTGGGGCTGATGCTGTGGAGCAGCTATTCCCGCGCGCAGGCCCACCGCGCCGCCGCCGAACCCGAGCTTGAGGGCGTCGACCATGGCATGTCGCGCCTGCACATCGGGCTTTACTTGATCGGCGGCATCATCGGCCTGCCGCTGGGCGCCAGCCTGCTGGTCGACGGTGCCACCGATATCGCCACCACTTTCGGCGTCAGCGAGGCCGTGATCGGCCTCACGCTGGTCGCCGTCGGCACCTCGCTGCCGGAACTGGCCACCACCGTCACCGCCGCCCTGCGCCGGGAAACCGGCGTGGCGCTGGGCAACGTGATCGGCTCGAACATCTTCAACCTGCTGGGGATCATCGGGATCTCGTCGCTGGTCGGACGCATTCCGGTCCCTGTCGAGATGCTGCACCTTGACCTGTGGGTCATGGCCGCTACCTCGGCCTTGCTGGGGGTCTTTGTGCTCAGCGGCCGCAGTATCGGTCGGGTTGCCGGGGTGCTGCTCATTGCGCTCTATGGCGCGTATCTGTTCTCTCTGTTTCACTGA
- a CDS encoding SDR family oxidoreductase has product MAGKALITGAGHRLGAAMTLELARRGYDVALHYASSRDGAEATAAEARALGVTAAVFQADLLDEDETHALLPAAAEALGGPLTVLINNASIFEYDSLHSATRTSWDRHMGSNLRAPLVLTQAFAAQAPAPGADARGEAVALAQVINMIDQRVLKLTPEFLTYTLAKAGLWTLTQTSAQALAPRIRVNAIGPGPTLIGTRQTPEHFARQRANTVLGRGSDTDDITAALAYLLDAKAVTGQLICVDGGQHLGWKTPDIVGLE; this is encoded by the coding sequence ATGGCTGGCAAGGCACTGATCACGGGGGCGGGACACCGTCTGGGCGCGGCAATGACGCTCGAGCTGGCCCGGCGCGGCTATGACGTCGCGTTGCACTACGCCTCCAGCCGCGACGGGGCCGAAGCCACCGCCGCCGAGGCCCGCGCCCTGGGTGTCACCGCCGCCGTGTTTCAGGCCGACCTGCTGGACGAGGACGAAACCCACGCTCTCCTCCCCGCCGCCGCCGAGGCGCTCGGCGGGCCGCTGACCGTGCTGATCAACAACGCCTCGATCTTTGAATACGACAGCCTGCACAGCGCCACCCGCACCAGCTGGGACCGGCACATGGGCTCGAACCTGCGCGCGCCGCTGGTCCTGACGCAGGCCTTCGCCGCGCAGGCCCCCGCGCCCGGTGCGGACGCCCGCGGAGAGGCCGTGGCACTGGCTCAGGTCATCAACATGATCGACCAGCGCGTGCTGAAACTGACGCCCGAATTCCTGACCTACACGCTGGCCAAGGCGGGCCTATGGACCCTCACCCAGACCAGCGCACAGGCCCTCGCACCACGGATCCGCGTCAACGCCATCGGCCCCGGCCCCACCCTGATCGGCACGCGCCAGACCCCCGAACACTTCGCCCGCCAGCGCGCCAATACCGTGCTGGGCCGGGGTTCGGACACCGATGACATCACCGCTGCGCTTGCGTATCTGCTCGACGCGAAGGCAGTCACCGGCCAGCTGATCTGCGTCGATGGCGGCCAGCATCTGGGCTGGAAAACGCCTGATATCGTGGGTCTGGAATAG
- a CDS encoding PAS domain-containing protein, which translates to MAQAPSTFNSSARDTGQEVPFDLLELIYSRTDTRGVICAANDTFDRLAGYGWRDTIGAPHKLVRHSDMPKGFFHIFWSLLKSGVPAVGYVKNRNKDGRYYWVLAAAIPCEGVFLGSTQAQFGPVPNHPRRIRAPSAARAERITVG; encoded by the coding sequence ATGGCTCAGGCTCCTTCCACCTTTAACTCTTCCGCGCGGGACACTGGCCAGGAAGTGCCATTTGACCTGCTTGAGCTGATCTATTCGCGGACCGACACGCGCGGCGTGATCTGCGCGGCGAATGACACGTTCGACCGGCTTGCGGGCTACGGTTGGCGCGACACCATCGGCGCACCGCATAAGCTGGTGCGCCACTCCGATATGCCCAAAGGGTTCTTCCATATCTTCTGGTCACTGCTGAAATCAGGGGTGCCGGCCGTCGGTTACGTCAAGAACCGCAACAAGGACGGGCGTTACTACTGGGTTCTCGCCGCCGCGATCCCGTGTGAGGGGGTATTTCTCGGTTCGACTCAAGCCCAGTTCGGCCCTGTTCCAAACCATCCGCGAAGAATACGCGCGCCTTCGGCGGCGCGAGCAGAACGAATCACTGTCGGCTGA
- the pgsA gene encoding CDP-diacylglycerol--glycerol-3-phosphate 3-phosphatidyltransferase: protein MRWTLPNTLTVVRLLAAPGVAIMFLYFARPWADWFALVLFLGAAITDYFDGYLARLWRQESRIGAMLDPIADKAMVVIALLVITGYSGMDPWLILPATVILFREVFVSGLREYLGNTSRLLAVTQLAKWKTTAQMVAISTLFAALGLEYVREQALARNRSIIAEMADTGLDADINLLSIANNLGQVVWAIGLALIWIAAILTAITGLDYLRKAMPHLRDSGE, encoded by the coding sequence ATGCGCTGGACCTTACCCAACACCCTGACTGTTGTCCGCCTGCTCGCTGCCCCGGGGGTTGCGATCATGTTCTTGTATTTTGCCCGCCCCTGGGCCGACTGGTTCGCGCTGGTCCTGTTTCTGGGGGCCGCGATCACCGACTATTTCGACGGCTACCTCGCCCGCCTGTGGCGGCAGGAAAGCCGCATCGGGGCCATGCTCGACCCGATCGCGGACAAGGCGATGGTCGTCATCGCGCTGCTGGTGATCACCGGCTACTCCGGCATGGATCCGTGGCTGATCCTGCCCGCGACGGTGATCCTGTTTCGCGAGGTGTTCGTGTCAGGCCTGCGGGAATATCTGGGCAATACATCGCGCCTGTTGGCGGTAACCCAGCTGGCAAAGTGGAAGACCACGGCGCAGATGGTGGCGATCTCGACCCTGTTCGCCGCGCTGGGTCTGGAATATGTGCGCGAGCAGGCGCTGGCGCGCAACCGCTCGATCATCGCCGAGATGGCCGATACCGGGCTGGATGCCGATATCAACCTCTTGTCGATCGCCAACAATCTGGGCCAGGTCGTCTGGGCGATTGGCCTTGCGCTGATCTGGATCGCCGCAATCCTGACCGCGATCACCGGGCTCGACTATCTGCGCAAGGCGATGCCCCATTTGCGGGACAGCGGCGAATGA
- the moaD gene encoding molybdopterin converting factor subunit 1, producing MTLLYFAWLRERIGLPRETVDTRASTVADLVEELRAREERYAFTFADLKAVRVALDQELTDFDAPLAGVREVAFFPPMTGG from the coding sequence CTGACTCTTCTCTACTTTGCCTGGCTGCGGGAACGCATCGGTCTGCCGCGCGAAACGGTGGACACCAGGGCCTCCACCGTCGCCGACCTGGTCGAAGAACTGCGCGCCCGCGAAGAGCGCTACGCGTTCACCTTCGCCGATCTCAAGGCGGTGCGCGTCGCGCTGGATCAGGAACTGACCGATTTTGACGCCCCGCTTGCCGGCGTGCGCGAAGTGGCGTTTTTCCCGCCGATGACCGGCGGCTGA
- a CDS encoding molybdenum cofactor biosynthesis protein MoaE yields the protein MTIRVQAHPFDYGAESNAFAQSSNGAGAIVTFCGVVRDNDGTLRGMEIEHYPGMTERALSTIEAEARSRWSLSDALIIHRHGALTPGEMIMMVATASRHRADAFAAAEFLMDYLKSRAPFWKKERTATGEGWVEAREADEDALKRW from the coding sequence ATGACGATTCGCGTTCAGGCCCATCCCTTTGACTACGGCGCTGAAAGCAACGCCTTTGCTCAGTCGAGCAATGGCGCGGGGGCCATTGTCACCTTTTGCGGCGTGGTACGAGACAATGACGGCACGCTGCGCGGCATGGAGATCGAGCATTACCCCGGCATGACCGAACGCGCGCTCAGCACGATCGAGGCCGAGGCGCGCAGCCGCTGGTCGCTGAGCGATGCGCTGATCATCCACCGCCACGGCGCGCTCACCCCCGGCGAGATGATCATGATGGTCGCCACGGCCTCACGCCACCGTGCCGATGCCTTCGCTGCGGCAGAGTTCCTGATGGATTATCTGAAGTCCCGCGCGCCGTTCTGGAAAAAGGAACGCACCGCTACCGGTGAAGGCTGGGTCGAAGCACGCGAGGCCGACGAAGACGCCCTCAAACGCTGGTAA
- a CDS encoding OmpA family protein — MSAAFTDAGIGWVQISLNGLDVELGGNAPTESARIRALQVAGGVIDASRVSESISVAVRNGVVAPVFRIELMRNRDDLSVIGLVPAGAEGGAIVDRLRAAMPDLRVEDMLQSSDYPVPGGWVTAVGFAVEALQRFEVGRVSVRAGRIQIEALVDGPEARRTLEQDLRALAPRGQVLTLDLVAPRPVAAPFLLRVDAAEGALRVGSCVADTDEAQTRIAAALTAAGMTRRLTCPLALGAPTPRWGEGAAVAIDALAALGDGSLTISDGTVILAVPHTIASADFDRAVGRLETALPDAFSLNARRLDPPAEETAADEAAPEVRMTLSEEGRMALSGRLPDDRIRAAVTAFSGARFGSGAVDVATRLDPDLPAGWSVRVLTVIEALAELHHGQATVQADRVAVSGVSGNPDASSQVTQVLLQGLGSDAVIEVNVRYDEALDPVVNAPTPDNCEARVQAILAADKITFDPGSTEINEASGVIIDRIAEVLRECGELPFEVAGYTDSQGRDETNLNLSQARAEAVINALLARRVLVASLVAQGYGAADPIADNGTEAGREANRRIEFTLIRPEPDPEPMDPALEAQLVFEIQTADDDTIRPRPRPGSQPAVVPTVGSGDDAPEEDAPNDN; from the coding sequence TTGAGTGCTGCGTTCACCGACGCGGGCATCGGCTGGGTGCAAATTTCGCTGAACGGTCTGGATGTAGAACTGGGCGGCAACGCGCCGACGGAAAGCGCCCGCATTCGCGCTTTGCAGGTGGCGGGGGGTGTCATTGACGCCTCGCGCGTGTCGGAAAGCATCAGCGTGGCGGTGCGCAACGGTGTTGTCGCTCCGGTGTTCCGCATTGAACTGATGCGCAACCGGGACGATCTGTCGGTGATCGGGCTGGTCCCGGCCGGGGCAGAGGGTGGCGCGATTGTGGACCGGCTGCGCGCGGCGATGCCGGACCTGCGCGTCGAGGACATGCTTCAGTCATCGGATTACCCGGTGCCGGGCGGCTGGGTTACGGCTGTCGGCTTTGCTGTCGAGGCGTTGCAACGGTTCGAGGTTGGCCGGGTCAGCGTCAGAGCCGGTCGTATCCAGATCGAAGCGCTGGTTGACGGACCCGAGGCCCGGCGCACACTCGAACAGGACCTGCGCGCGCTGGCTCCGCGCGGGCAGGTGCTGACGCTGGATCTGGTCGCGCCGCGCCCGGTGGCCGCCCCCTTCCTGCTGCGCGTCGATGCGGCGGAGGGCGCGCTGCGCGTTGGCAGCTGTGTCGCCGATACCGACGAGGCGCAAACGCGCATCGCGGCAGCGCTGACGGCGGCGGGGATGACCCGGCGGCTGACCTGTCCGCTGGCCTTGGGCGCGCCCACGCCGCGGTGGGGCGAAGGCGCGGCGGTGGCGATCGATGCGCTGGCGGCGCTGGGGGACGGCAGCCTGACGATCTCGGACGGGACGGTGATTCTGGCCGTGCCTCACACGATTGCCAGTGCCGATTTCGACCGCGCCGTGGGGCGTCTGGAAACCGCGCTGCCCGATGCCTTCAGCCTGAATGCCCGCCGACTGGACCCGCCCGCCGAAGAGACCGCCGCCGACGAGGCTGCGCCCGAAGTGCGCATGACCCTGTCCGAAGAGGGGCGGATGGCCCTGTCAGGCCGACTGCCGGACGACCGCATCCGTGCGGCTGTCACCGCGTTCTCGGGTGCGCGCTTTGGCTCGGGCGCGGTGGATGTCGCCACCCGGCTGGACCCGGATCTGCCCGCCGGCTGGTCGGTGCGCGTGCTCACCGTGATCGAGGCTTTGGCCGAGCTGCACCATGGTCAGGCCACCGTTCAGGCCGATCGCGTGGCCGTGTCGGGCGTGTCGGGCAACCCCGATGCCAGCAGTCAGGTCACGCAGGTCTTGCTGCAGGGTCTGGGATCGGACGCGGTGATCGAGGTGAACGTGCGCTACGACGAGGCGCTGGACCCGGTGGTCAACGCCCCCACGCCCGACAATTGCGAAGCGCGCGTGCAGGCGATTCTGGCCGCCGACAAGATCACTTTCGATCCCGGCTCGACCGAGATCAACGAGGCGTCGGGCGTGATCATCGACCGGATCGCCGAGGTGTTGCGGGAATGCGGCGAGCTGCCCTTCGAGGTTGCGGGCTATACCGACAGTCAGGGCCGCGACGAGACCAACCTGAACTTGAGTCAGGCACGGGCCGAGGCGGTGATCAATGCGCTGCTGGCGCGGCGGGTGCTGGTGGCCTCGCTGGTTGCGCAGGGCTATGGCGCGGCGGATCCCATCGCCGACAACGGCACCGAAGCCGGGCGCGAGGCCAATCGCCGCATCGAATTCACCCTGATCCGCCCCGAGCCGGACCCCGAGCCGATGGACCCGGCGCTGGAGGCCCAGCTGGTGTTCGAGATCCAGACGGCCGATGACGACACAATCCGCCCGCGCCCGCGTCCCGGTAGCCAGCCGGCGGTTGTGCCCACCGTCGGCAGCGGCGATGATGCACCGGAAGAAGACGCCCCGAATGACAACTGA